A region from the Triticum aestivum cultivar Chinese Spring chromosome 3D, IWGSC CS RefSeq v2.1, whole genome shotgun sequence genome encodes:
- the LOC123075507 gene encoding putative F-box protein At1g32420, with protein MAEEAAAAAAAPLLEGLPDEIVLWEILVRLDPKSLLRCRAVRRAWRCATSTRRFLLAHHARQSALPIFSSDGCRNLLALDHRAAQLHTVARHDEPFFLEASCDGLLLSRSYSGRRLAVYNPATREHASLGRLPSDFRILGMYPHRPTGEYRLLLTNLRGPEGQIGCHVLTLGSDQPPRYIGWLEMVKPLLFEISALFRDSLHWFLQKYRKHVLVFDTTTESFRHMRAPLVLGDSDPGLFEMDGTLGINCHNDAMGIITIWVLQDYESEVWDIKYRIKLPVGEIREKFGDDGESWGLGVGVLSGDGDVLLLLNFGGWLLQVDSDGKLIESFDCGHRDLAIYEYQLKQSLVQHTFFPALKSGSAPPLI; from the coding sequence ATGGCGgaggaggctgcggcagcagcagcggcgcctCTCCTCGAGGGCCTCCCAGATGAGATCGTCCTGTGGGAGATCCTCGTCCGCCTCGACCCCAAATccctcctccgctgccgcgccgtcCGCCGCGCCTGGCGCTGCGCCACCTCCACCCGCCGCTTCCTCCTTGCCCACCACGCCCGCCAATCCGCCCTCCCCATTTTCTCCAGCGACGGATGCCGTAACCTCCTCGCCTTGGACCACCGGGCCGCCCAGCTCCACACCGTCGCCCGGCATGACGAGCCCTTCTTTCTGGAGGCTTCCTGCGATGGCCTCCTTCTATCCAGGTCTTATTctggccgccgcctcgccgtctaCAACCCGGCCACGCGGGAGCATGCCTCCCTCGGGAGGTTACCGTCGGACTTCAGGATCTTGGGGATGTACCCACACCGCCCCACTGGAGAGTACCGGCTGCTACTGACCAACCTCAGAGGCCCTGAAGGCCAAATCGGCTGTCATGTCCTTACGCTGGGCTCCGACCAGCCACCGAGGTACATTGGGTGGTTGGAGATGGTAAAACCGCTCTTGTTCGAGATATCTGCCCTGTTCCGTGATAGCCTACATTGGTTCCTACAGAAGTATAGAAAACATGTATTGGTATTTGACACCACCACCGAATCGTTCCGGCACATGCGTGCTCCTCTTGTTCTTGGCGACAGTGACCCTGGCCTGTTTGAGATGGATGGCACGCTCGGCATCAATTGCCATAATGATGCCATGGGAATCATCACCATATGGGTGTTGCAGGATTACGAAAGTGAGGTTTGGGACATAAAGTACCGAATCAAATTGCCGGTTGGTGAAATCAGGGAGAAGTTTGGAGACGATGGTGAAAGCTGGGGTTTGGGTGTTGGTGTTCTTTCAGGGGATGGTGACGTCCTCTTGCTGCTCAATTTTGGTGGGTGGCTGCTTCAAGTTGACAGTGATGGCAAATTGATTGAAAGTTTCGATTGTGGTCATAGAGACCTGGCGATATATGAATATCAGCTCAAACAAAGTCTTGTCCAGCATACCTTCTTCCCGGCTCTAAAAAGTGGTAGTGCCCCGCCTTTGATCTGA
- the LOC123075508 gene encoding uncharacterized protein, with protein MPTTMAKAARAGAAPLRHDGSLPEEIVVWEILVRLDPKSLLRCRVVRLRHATSTRAFLLAHHAHQPALPIALDEEYILTADRLAAAKLHTVAHLDKAFNPEASCDGLLVLSRYNNMTDTIDFSVCNLATRQFAPLQQLHELGLRLLGMYSHQPTGEYRLLLERDSYNETPEDQLGYYVFALGSHQSPRYIGWQESTSQCFSLPVLVCDSLHWYPVYYVSESSYVRLQSESKAIIVFDTIAESFRPMHAPIVSSNSYAFEMDGTLGIYSRNYAKTTIDIWVLQNYESEVWDFKYRIKLPVAEIRGKFEAFDDHWNVEVVSADGDVLLLVSSGRCLSYVDNDGKLIDSFDHGRKYFFLSKYRLKQSLVQHTFFQALESSAVNTSPFI; from the coding sequence ATGCCGACGACCATGGCCAAGGCCGCAAGGGCAGGAGCGGCGCCTCTTCGCCACGACGGCAGCCTTCCGGAGGAGATCGTCGTCTGGGAGATCCTAGTTCGCCTCGACCCCAAATCCCTCCTCCGTTGCCGCGTCGTCCGTCTGCGCCATGCCACCTCCACCCGTGCCTTCCTGCTTGCCCACCATGCCCACCAGCCAGCCCTCCCCATTGCGTTAGACGAAGAATACATCCTCACCGCCGACCGCCTTGCCGCTGCCAAGCTCCACACTGTCGCCCATCTTGACAAGGCCTTCAATCCAGAGGCTTCCTGCGATGGCCTTCTCGTCCTCTCCAGGTACAACAACATGACTGACACCATTGATTTCTCAGTTTGTAACCTGGCCACTCGTCAATTTGCTCCCCTTCAACAACTACATGAACTGGGCTTGCGGTTATTGGGGATGTACTCGCATCAACCTACTGGCGAGTATCGATTGTTACTTGAACGCGATAGCTACAATGAAACGCCTGAAGACCAACTTGGCTACTATGTCTTTGCATTGGGCTCTCACCAGTCGCCAAGGTACATCGGGTGGCAGGAGTCAACATCACAATGCTTCAGTTTACCTGTCTTGGTATGCGATAGCCTGCATTGGTACCCAGTCTATTATGTGAGTGAAAGCAGCTACGTACGGCTTCAGAGTGAAAGCAAAGCGATAATAGTATTCGACACCATAGCTGAGTCGTTCCGGCCAATGCATGCTCCAATTGTTTCCAGCAACTCATATGCCTTTGAGATGGATGGTACACTCGGCATATATAGCCGTAACTATGCCAAAACAACTATTGATATATGGGTATTGCAAAACTACGAAAGCGAGGTTTGGGACTTCAAGTATCGAATCAAATTGCCAGTTGCAGAAATACGGGGGAAGTTTGAGGCCTTTGATGACCATTGGAATGTGGAGGTTGTTTCAGCGGACGGTGATGTGCTCTTGCTAGTCAGTTCTGGTCGGTGTCTGTCTTACGTTGACAATGATGGTAAGCTGATTGACAGTTTTGATCATGGTCGCAAATACTTCTTTTTGTCTAAATATCGGCTCAAGCAAAGTCTTGTCCAGCATACCTTCTTTCAAGCTTTAGAAAGTTCTGCTGTGAACACTTCACCATTCATCTGA
- the LOC123080553 gene encoding hydroxyethylthiazole kinase, whose protein sequence is MDEERTGAWWGRRAWALLSAVRERAPLVQCITNLVSMDIAANALTAAGASPAMLHCLREIPDFTPRCHAVYINVGTLSEDWLPSMRAAASAGRPWVLDPVAAAASGFRMEACLELLALRPAVVRGNASEILALATRSDSSTSFKGVDSSHDSGEALQAAKALAWSSGAVIAVSGAVDFITDGEQVLSASNGVAMMQKITATGCAVTALIAAFVGADPSDALAAAACALAIFGLAGEIGMESAKGPASLRMHLIDALYGLDEQTVTSGVKIALLP, encoded by the exons ATGGACGAGGAGAGGACGGGGGCGTGGTGGGGCCGCCGCGCGTGGGCGCTTCTGTCGGCCGTCCGCGAGCGGGCGCCGCTGGTGCAGTGCATCACCAACCTCGTCTCCATGGACATCGCCGCCAAcgccctcaccgccgccggcgCCTCCCCCGCCATGCTCCACTGCCTCCGCGAGATCCCCGACTTCACCCCGCGCTGCCACGCCGTCTACATCAACGTCGGCACCCTCTCCGAGGACTGGCTCCCCTccatgcgcgccgccgcctccgccggccgcCCCTGGGTGctcgaccccgtcgccgccgccgcctccggattTCGTATGGAGGCCTGCCTCGAGCTCCTCGCACTCCGCCCCGCCGTCGTCAGGGGCAACGCGTCCGAGATCCTCGCCCTCGCCACCCGCTCAGACTCCTCCACCTCCTTCAAG GGTGTGGACAGTTCACATGACTCAGGGGAGGCCCTACAAGCTGCGAAAGCATTGGCATGGTCCAGCGGGGCAGTCATTGCGGTATCTGGAGCAGTTGATTTCATCACGGATGGTGAGCAGGTCCTCAGTGCTAGCAATGGTGTGGCAATGATGCAGAAGATCACGGCGACAGGGTGTGCTGTGACTGCTCTTATAGCGGCTTTTGTTGGGGCGGATCCTTCCGATGCTCTAGCCGCAGCGGCATGTGCGCTCGCCATCTTTGGACTTGCTGGAGAGATAGGGATGGAGTCAGCGAAGGGACCTGCCTCTCTCAGGATGCATCTCATCGATGCTCTCTACGGTCTCGACGAGCAGACCGTCACATCTGGAGTAAAAATTGCGCTGCTGCCGTAA